A stretch of Amycolatopsis balhimycina FH 1894 DNA encodes these proteins:
- a CDS encoding aromatic ring-hydroxylating oxygenase subunit alpha — translation MTTTDLPPSLLATLPGSAYTDPAVFALEQAKIFEADWFCAVRSADLPAPGAFETVQIGKESVLVARGRDGRLNAFLNVCRHRGARLCTSETGTVKRAFQCPYHAWTYGLDGKLIAAPNLTGMPDVDRTEFGLTKLHLREWLGYAWVCLADEPPSFEDTVIGAVTERLGGPAEIDAYGIDGLALGKRIEYDVKANWKQIIENFMECYHCATIHPELTEVLPEFADGYAAQYYVGHGAEFGGDVKGFTVDGSEGVDRLPGVTEAQDRKYYAITIKPGVFVNLVPDHVILHRMFPLAPDRTLVRCDWLYLPEVVESGTDLTRSVELFHRVNLQDFEACERCQLAMDSRSYVNGGVLVPSEHHIAAFHDWVKTRLAV, via the coding sequence GTGACCACAACCGATCTGCCGCCGAGCCTGCTCGCCACGCTGCCCGGCTCCGCCTACACCGATCCGGCGGTCTTCGCGCTGGAGCAGGCGAAGATCTTCGAGGCCGACTGGTTCTGCGCCGTGCGCAGCGCCGACCTGCCGGCGCCCGGGGCGTTCGAGACCGTGCAGATCGGCAAGGAGAGTGTCCTCGTCGCGCGGGGCCGGGACGGGCGGCTCAACGCCTTCCTCAACGTCTGCCGCCACCGCGGCGCCCGGCTCTGCACGTCCGAAACCGGTACCGTCAAGCGCGCCTTCCAGTGCCCGTACCACGCCTGGACGTACGGCCTCGACGGCAAGCTCATCGCCGCGCCCAACCTCACCGGGATGCCGGACGTCGACCGCACCGAGTTCGGCCTGACGAAGCTCCACCTGCGCGAGTGGCTCGGCTACGCCTGGGTGTGCCTGGCCGACGAGCCGCCGTCGTTCGAAGACACCGTGATCGGCGCTGTCACCGAACGGCTCGGCGGCCCGGCCGAGATCGACGCCTACGGCATCGACGGCCTCGCCCTGGGCAAGCGCATCGAGTACGACGTGAAGGCGAACTGGAAGCAGATCATCGAGAACTTCATGGAGTGCTACCACTGCGCGACGATCCACCCGGAGCTCACCGAGGTGCTCCCGGAGTTCGCCGACGGTTACGCCGCGCAGTACTACGTCGGCCACGGCGCCGAGTTCGGCGGCGACGTCAAGGGCTTCACCGTCGACGGCTCCGAGGGGGTCGACCGCCTGCCCGGTGTCACCGAAGCCCAGGACCGCAAGTACTACGCCATCACGATCAAGCCGGGCGTCTTCGTCAACCTCGTCCCGGACCACGTCATCCTCCACCGGATGTTCCCGCTGGCCCCGGATCGGACACTGGTCCGCTGCGACTGGCTCTACCTGCCCGAAGTCGTCGAATCCGGCACGGACCTGACGCGGTCGGTCGAGCTGTTCCACCGCGTCAACCTGCAGGACTTCGAGGCCTGCGAGCGCTGCCAGCTGGCGATGGACTCCCGCTCGTACGTCAACGGCGGGGTCCTCGTGCCCAGCGAGCACCACATCGCCGCGTTCCACGACTGGGTGAAAACCAGGCTGGCGGTCTAG
- a CDS encoding amino acid permease, with protein sequence MTTQEKPAGGGPAPDDSSELEKFGYRQELERSLGSFSSFAAGFSYISILTGVFQLFFFGFGSGGPAFIWTWPLVFVGQAAVALCFAELAGQFPLAGSVYQWAKQIAKPATSWLAGWIMIIGAIVTAAAVAVAYQIILPQVSTAFQIVGSDDDAGLTSTPGGAQNAIILALVLVVFATIINIIGVKLMAKINNFGVAVELGASVLLVIALAIHIKRGPGLVFDTAGTGEGQSFGYLGAFLVASLMSAYVFYGFDTAGSLAEETTQPRRHAPRAILRAITAAFIVGGLIMLFGMMAVGDLSAKELSTSGMPYLLKSTLGEGLGDAFLICSAIAITVCCLAVQTAAIRMTWAMARDGRLPFSRAMSKVSPRSKVPVLPALLTGGLTVVVLLVNLGNQRAFFILTSTAIILFYIPYLMVTGPLLVRRLRGHWPRPEHGPYFKLGRWGTLVNLVAVLYGAAMTVNLIWPRAAVYGSDHWYFQWGAVIVTALIVIIGAIMLYVRRRTWGSAHTSPEHMPDATPDSLPG encoded by the coding sequence ATGACCACGCAGGAAAAACCGGCGGGCGGGGGGCCTGCTCCGGACGACAGCTCCGAACTCGAGAAGTTCGGCTACCGCCAGGAGCTCGAGCGCTCGCTCGGGTCGTTCTCCAGCTTCGCCGCCGGGTTCAGCTACATCTCCATCCTGACCGGCGTGTTCCAGCTCTTCTTCTTCGGCTTCGGATCGGGGGGCCCGGCGTTCATCTGGACGTGGCCGCTGGTCTTCGTCGGCCAGGCCGCGGTCGCGTTGTGCTTCGCCGAACTGGCCGGGCAGTTCCCGCTCGCCGGGTCCGTTTACCAGTGGGCCAAGCAGATCGCGAAACCCGCGACGTCGTGGCTGGCCGGCTGGATCATGATCATCGGCGCGATCGTGACGGCGGCGGCGGTCGCGGTCGCCTACCAGATCATCCTGCCGCAGGTCTCGACCGCGTTCCAGATCGTCGGCAGCGACGACGACGCCGGCCTGACGTCGACACCCGGCGGCGCGCAGAACGCCATCATCCTGGCCCTGGTGCTGGTCGTGTTCGCCACGATCATCAACATCATCGGCGTCAAGCTGATGGCGAAGATCAACAACTTCGGGGTGGCCGTCGAACTCGGCGCGAGCGTCCTGCTCGTGATCGCGCTGGCCATCCACATCAAGCGCGGTCCCGGCCTGGTCTTCGACACGGCGGGCACGGGTGAGGGTCAGTCGTTCGGGTACCTCGGGGCGTTCCTGGTCGCGTCGCTCATGAGCGCGTACGTCTTCTACGGCTTCGACACCGCGGGCTCGCTGGCCGAGGAGACGACCCAGCCGCGGCGGCACGCGCCCCGCGCGATCCTGCGCGCCATCACCGCGGCGTTCATCGTGGGCGGGCTGATCATGCTGTTCGGCATGATGGCCGTCGGCGACCTGAGCGCCAAGGAGCTCAGCACGTCCGGCATGCCGTACCTGCTGAAGAGCACCCTCGGCGAGGGGCTCGGCGACGCGTTCCTGATCTGCTCGGCGATCGCGATCACCGTCTGCTGCCTCGCCGTGCAGACCGCCGCCATCCGGATGACCTGGGCGATGGCCCGCGACGGCCGGCTGCCGTTCAGCCGGGCGATGTCGAAGGTGTCGCCGCGCTCCAAGGTGCCGGTGCTGCCGGCGCTGCTCACCGGCGGCCTCACCGTCGTCGTGCTGCTGGTCAACCTCGGCAACCAGCGGGCGTTCTTCATCCTGACCTCGACGGCGATCATCCTGTTCTACATTCCCTACCTGATGGTCACCGGCCCGCTGCTGGTGCGCCGCCTGCGCGGGCACTGGCCGCGCCCGGAGCACGGCCCGTACTTCAAGCTGGGCCGCTGGGGCACGCTGGTGAACCTGGTCGCGGTGCTCTACGGCGCCGCGATGACGGTCAACCTGATCTGGCCGCGGGCCGCGGTCTACGGCTCCGACCACTGGTACTTCCAGTGGGGCGCGGTGATCGTCACCGCGCTGATCGTGATCATCGGCGCGATAATGCTCTACGTCCGGCGCCGCACCTGGGGCTCGGCCCACACCAGCCCCGAACACATGCCCGACGCGACACCGGATTCCCTGCCCGGCTAG
- a CDS encoding aldehyde dehydrogenase family protein, with the protein MKDLHIDGIWADASGGTSSDVLNPATGQVIETVAEAGREEVDAAAHAARRAFDEGPWRRTTAGERGALLRKVADLLVRDREELASIESLDTGKTLGEGRIDIDDVTNVFRYYADLADKDAGRLVDAGSATVVSRIVHEPVGVCALIAPWNYPLLQMSWKVAPALAAGNTVVLKPSEVTPLTTIKLVALLEEAGAPPGVVNLLLGDGRVGAAMVEHPAVDLVSFTGGYATGEKIMTAAAQGVRRVALELGGKNPNVVFADADYETALDYALMAAFVHSGQVCSAGARLIVQDGIHDRFVADLAARADRIRVGDPLEPATETGSLVSAQHRAKVEGYIQGAIEAGATLRAGGKRPEGPQYKNGFFLRPTVFSECTRDMAIVREEVFGPVVTVERFSEEADAIALANDTEYGLAGAVWTSDASRAQRVAGALRHGTVWINDYHPYLPQAEWGGFGKSGIGRELGPSGLAEYQESKHIYQNIDPVPQHWFKG; encoded by the coding sequence GTGAAGGACCTCCACATCGACGGAATCTGGGCCGACGCGTCCGGAGGAACCAGCTCCGACGTGCTGAACCCCGCCACCGGCCAGGTCATCGAGACCGTCGCCGAAGCGGGTCGCGAGGAGGTCGACGCCGCCGCACACGCCGCCCGCCGGGCCTTCGACGAGGGCCCGTGGCGCCGCACCACCGCCGGTGAACGCGGCGCCCTGCTCCGCAAGGTGGCCGACCTCCTGGTCCGCGACCGCGAGGAACTCGCCAGTATCGAAAGCCTCGACACCGGCAAGACGCTGGGTGAAGGCCGCATCGACATCGACGACGTCACGAACGTCTTCCGCTACTACGCCGACCTCGCCGACAAGGACGCCGGACGCCTGGTCGACGCGGGCAGCGCGACCGTCGTCAGCCGGATCGTGCACGAACCGGTCGGCGTCTGCGCCCTGATCGCGCCGTGGAACTACCCGCTGCTCCAGATGTCGTGGAAGGTCGCGCCCGCCCTCGCCGCGGGCAACACCGTCGTGCTCAAGCCGAGCGAGGTCACCCCGTTGACCACGATCAAGCTGGTCGCCCTCCTCGAGGAGGCCGGCGCGCCGCCCGGCGTCGTCAACCTGCTGCTCGGCGACGGCCGCGTCGGCGCGGCGATGGTCGAACACCCGGCCGTCGACCTGGTCTCCTTCACCGGCGGCTACGCGACCGGCGAGAAGATCATGACCGCCGCCGCCCAGGGGGTGCGCCGCGTCGCCCTCGAGCTCGGCGGCAAGAACCCGAACGTGGTGTTCGCCGACGCCGACTACGAAACCGCGCTCGACTACGCCCTGATGGCGGCGTTCGTCCATTCCGGACAGGTCTGTTCGGCGGGCGCGCGGCTGATCGTCCAAGATGGAATCCATGACCGGTTCGTCGCGGACCTCGCCGCGCGCGCCGACCGGATCCGGGTCGGCGACCCGCTCGAGCCTGCCACCGAAACGGGCTCCCTCGTTTCGGCACAGCACCGCGCCAAGGTCGAGGGCTACATCCAGGGCGCCATCGAAGCGGGCGCAACCCTCCGAGCGGGTGGCAAACGACCCGAGGGACCACAGTACAAAAACGGTTTCTTCCTGCGCCCCACCGTGTTTTCCGAGTGCACCCGGGACATGGCGATCGTCCGGGAAGAGGTCTTCGGCCCGGTCGTCACCGTGGAACGCTTCAGCGAAGAGGCCGACGCGATCGCGCTGGCCAACGACACCGAGTACGGGCTCGCCGGAGCTGTGTGGACGTCGGACGCGTCCCGCGCCCAGCGGGTCGCCGGGGCTCTGCGCCACGGCACCGTGTGGATCAACGACTACCACCCCTACCTGCCGCAGGCGGAGTGGGGTGGTTTCGGAAAGTCGGGCATCGGCCGCGAACTCGGGCCGTCCGGGCTGGCCGAGTACCAGGAGAGCAAGCACATCTACCAGAACATCGATCCCGTTCCGCAGCACTGGTTCAAGGGCTGA
- a CDS encoding TetR/AcrR family transcriptional regulator: protein MSNSEPAAARRRGPNDPERRARIAKAAIEVVAQRGIDGVTHRAVAAAAGVPLGSTTYHFATLDDLLEVALHEAAEKNVHALKEWESALPSDADFAAALADLVMGYINEQYRDTVVEYDLYVAALHRPALRKASAAWDDALIAFFGSRTDPLTGRLLAGLFCGLLMQAALADPRPTRDEIETLFRRAIDGPETPNSRD, encoded by the coding sequence ATGTCGAACAGTGAACCTGCCGCGGCCCGGCGCCGCGGCCCGAACGACCCGGAACGGCGTGCGCGGATCGCCAAGGCGGCGATCGAGGTCGTCGCCCAGCGGGGCATCGACGGGGTCACCCACCGGGCCGTCGCGGCGGCGGCGGGGGTGCCGCTGGGCTCGACGACGTACCACTTCGCGACGCTGGACGACCTCCTGGAAGTCGCCCTGCACGAGGCGGCCGAGAAGAACGTCCACGCGCTGAAGGAGTGGGAGTCCGCCCTCCCGTCCGACGCCGATTTCGCCGCGGCGCTCGCCGACCTGGTGATGGGCTACATCAACGAGCAGTACCGGGACACGGTCGTCGAGTACGACCTGTACGTCGCGGCCCTGCACCGCCCGGCGCTCCGCAAGGCGAGCGCGGCCTGGGACGACGCGCTCATCGCGTTCTTCGGCTCCCGCACCGACCCCCTGACCGGCCGTCTCCTGGCGGGCCTGTTCTGCGGCCTCCTGATGCAGGCGGCCCTGGCCGACCCCCGCCCCACCCGCGACGAGATAGAAACCCTCTTCCGCCGAGCCATCGACGGTCCCGAAACTCCGAACTCGCGTGATTGA
- a CDS encoding GntR family transcriptional regulator codes for MHPQVNPPSLAEQAYLFVRDRLVMLDIPPGSPINEEELGTTLGMGRTPIREALKRLESERLVVAYPRRGTFATDVNISDLAHISEVRRTLEPMATAAAAGRATAADRAALTELRAQLDTGDPSEDNAELLRTDLALHRAIYRCVHNPFLEDTLIRYDNLATRIWCVFVPRLSGMAGHVDEHVPLLTAIIEGDAEKAAALTLEHVTGFETAIRALI; via the coding sequence GTGCACCCACAGGTCAATCCCCCATCCCTGGCGGAACAGGCATATCTCTTCGTCCGCGACCGCCTGGTCATGCTCGACATTCCGCCGGGCTCCCCCATCAACGAGGAGGAGCTCGGCACCACGCTCGGCATGGGCCGGACGCCGATCCGCGAGGCGCTGAAACGCCTGGAGTCCGAGCGCCTGGTCGTCGCGTATCCGCGGCGCGGCACGTTCGCCACCGACGTCAACATCTCCGACCTCGCGCACATCTCCGAGGTGCGGCGCACGCTGGAGCCGATGGCGACGGCCGCCGCGGCCGGACGCGCGACCGCGGCCGACCGGGCGGCGCTCACCGAGCTGCGCGCGCAGCTCGACACCGGCGACCCGAGCGAGGACAACGCCGAGCTGCTGCGCACCGACCTCGCCCTGCACCGGGCGATCTACCGGTGCGTGCACAACCCGTTCCTCGAGGACACGCTGATCCGGTACGACAACCTCGCGACCCGGATCTGGTGCGTGTTCGTGCCCCGGCTGTCCGGGATGGCCGGCCACGTCGACGAGCACGTCCCGCTCCTCACCGCGATCATCGAGGGCGACGCCGAGAAGGCCGCCGCCCTCACGCTCGAGCACGTCACCGGCTTCGAGACCGCCATCCGGGCGTTGATCTAG
- the betA gene encoding choline dehydrogenase codes for MSSDSYDFVIVGGGSAGCALANRLSADPANKVLVLEAGRSDYKWDVFIHMPAALTFPIGSKFYDWGYRSEPEPHLNRRRVYHARGKVLGGSSSINGMIFQRGNPMDYERWASDPGMSTWDYAHCLPYFQRMENCLADPPDGQWRGHDGPLELERGPASNPLFTAFFDAAEQAGYPRTDDVNGYKQEGFAAFDRNVRKGRRLSAAGAYLHPVMNRPNLTVKTHAFVSQILFEGTRAIGVEYAQGRGMPGEVYGKEIILCGGAINTPQLLQLSGVGNAADLEKLGIDVVKDLPGVGENLQDHLEVYIQYACKQPVSMQPSLAKWKRPYIGAQWLFLRSGPAATNHFEGGGFVRSNDEVKYPNLMFHFLPVAIRYDGSAPTEGHGYQVHVGPMYADTRGSVKITSTDPRQHPAIKFNYLSTENDRREWVEAVRVARKILNQSALEPYNGGEISPGPSVETDEEILDWVAKDAETALHPSCTTKMGVDDMAVVDPQSMRVHGTEGLRVVDASVMPYVTNGNIYAPVMMTAEKAADLILGNTPLAPIKLPFYRHGEAAAAK; via the coding sequence ATGAGTTCCGATAGCTACGACTTCGTCATCGTCGGCGGCGGCTCGGCGGGCTGCGCGCTGGCGAACCGGTTGTCGGCCGACCCCGCGAACAAGGTCCTCGTCCTGGAAGCGGGCCGGTCGGACTACAAGTGGGACGTCTTCATCCACATGCCGGCCGCGCTGACCTTCCCGATCGGGTCGAAGTTCTACGACTGGGGCTACCGCAGCGAGCCCGAGCCGCACCTGAACCGGCGGCGCGTCTACCACGCGCGCGGCAAGGTGCTCGGCGGGTCGTCCAGCATCAACGGGATGATCTTCCAGCGCGGCAACCCGATGGACTACGAACGCTGGGCGAGCGACCCCGGCATGTCCACTTGGGACTACGCGCACTGCCTGCCGTACTTCCAGCGCATGGAGAACTGCCTCGCGGACCCGCCGGACGGCCAGTGGCGCGGCCACGACGGTCCGCTGGAGCTGGAGCGCGGCCCGGCGTCGAACCCGTTGTTCACCGCCTTCTTCGACGCCGCCGAGCAAGCGGGCTACCCGCGCACCGACGACGTCAACGGCTACAAGCAGGAGGGCTTCGCGGCGTTCGACCGGAACGTCCGAAAAGGACGGCGGCTGTCCGCCGCGGGTGCGTACCTGCACCCGGTGATGAACCGGCCCAACCTCACGGTGAAGACCCACGCGTTCGTGTCGCAGATCCTCTTCGAAGGCACGCGCGCGATCGGCGTCGAGTACGCACAGGGCCGCGGCATGCCCGGAGAGGTGTACGGCAAGGAGATCATCCTCTGCGGCGGCGCGATCAACACCCCGCAACTGCTGCAGCTCTCCGGCGTCGGCAACGCGGCCGACCTGGAGAAGCTCGGCATCGACGTCGTGAAGGACCTGCCGGGCGTCGGCGAGAACCTGCAGGATCACCTGGAGGTGTACATCCAGTACGCCTGCAAGCAGCCGGTGTCGATGCAGCCGTCGCTGGCGAAGTGGAAGCGGCCCTACATCGGCGCGCAGTGGCTGTTCCTGCGATCCGGCCCGGCCGCGACCAACCACTTCGAGGGCGGCGGTTTCGTCCGGTCCAACGACGAGGTGAAGTACCCGAACCTGATGTTCCACTTCCTGCCGGTGGCGATCCGCTACGACGGCTCGGCACCCACGGAAGGGCACGGCTACCAGGTGCACGTCGGCCCGATGTACGCCGACACCCGCGGCTCGGTGAAGATCACGTCGACCGACCCGCGGCAGCACCCGGCCATCAAGTTCAACTACCTGTCGACCGAAAACGACCGTCGCGAATGGGTCGAAGCGGTGCGGGTGGCGCGGAAGATCCTCAACCAGTCCGCGCTGGAGCCGTACAACGGCGGCGAGATCTCGCCGGGACCGTCGGTGGAGACGGACGAGGAGATCCTCGACTGGGTCGCCAAGGACGCCGAAACCGCGTTGCACCCGTCGTGCACGACCAAGATGGGCGTGGACGACATGGCGGTCGTCGACCCGCAGAGCATGCGGGTGCACGGCACCGAGGGCCTGCGCGTGGTCGACGCGTCGGTCATGCCCTACGTGACCAACGGCAACATCTACGCGCCGGTGATGATGACCGCCGAGAAGGCGGCCGACCTCATCCTCGGCAACACCCCCCTGGCCCCGATCAAGCTGCCGTTCTACCGGCACGGAGAAGCCGCCGCCGCGAAGTAG
- a CDS encoding bifunctional 3-phenylpropionate/cinnamic acid dioxygenase ferredoxin subunit yields MIRACTVDELPPGESVRLPGTPAIAVFHTEDGELYAIDDTCTHQDASLADGWLEGCFVECPLHAALFDLRTGMPTCLPAKDPVRTYAVVVDEGVIYVQGVANEDAA; encoded by the coding sequence ATGATTCGCGCGTGCACGGTGGACGAACTGCCCCCCGGTGAGTCCGTCCGGCTCCCCGGGACGCCCGCCATCGCGGTGTTCCACACCGAGGACGGCGAGCTGTACGCCATCGACGACACGTGCACCCACCAGGACGCCTCCCTGGCCGACGGCTGGCTCGAAGGCTGCTTCGTCGAGTGCCCGCTGCACGCGGCGCTGTTCGACCTGCGCACGGGCATGCCGACCTGCCTGCCGGCGAAGGACCCGGTGCGCACGTACGCCGTGGTCGTCGACGAAGGCGTCATCTACGTCCAGGGCGTGGCCAACGAGGACGCCGCGTGA